DNA sequence from the Nitrospinota bacterium genome:
CGCCGAGGCTAATTTGCCGTCCTGGGGGAGCGGCGGAATAAAAATGCGGCGGCAATTGGGGGCATGGCTCCAAGTCTCATATAGCGCCATTGTCGCAAAGAACCGCCTCTTTTGCCAATACGGCCGGTAGGTGTACACATTTCAATGTGTACATTGGCGCAATGCGCCAGGCCTGTCGGCCCACGGGCCGATGTACCCATGATGGCCTATAGGCCACATCCGGCGCGGATTGTAAAAATCCTTCCGCGCCTCCCGAATTGTGTACCCGCCAAAAAATAACCCTTTAGGGGTATTGCGTAACGAGCCTATTAAGGATGATAATTATGCGAACCGGGGGGGGATGAAGCAGCTATTTCCTGTAATCGTAAAGTTTAGCGGTCCCGAAATATTAAGGAGGGTGTAAATGAAGAAGATTCGTAATGGATTTATCATGGCGCTGGCGGTTATCGGAACCGTTGGCCTTTTGGCCTCGTGCGGCGGTGGCGGCGGAGCGGCGGCAACCACCACCACGACCACCACAACTACGACCGCAACCGTAGGCAGTTCGGCGTCAAGCTCCGGCTCCACGGCGGTTTACTCGAATAACGGCGCAACCTACGCGGTCACGCCGACGGCAGCCGCCAGCGTAACGGCCGGCAGCAGCCAGGCATCGCTGGTAACGCTCCCCAACACCGGCACGGCCGTCGGAGCGCTTTCGGTGACATCCATATCGGCCACCAAAATCACCACCACGCTTAAAACCGCGGCGGCCGCCGCCGCGCCGGTGAACGGCACCTCGGTGGACCCGGCGAACGATTTGGGGCTGGCCTACAGCTATACCAGCACCTCCATCTCGTTCTTCAAGCTTTCCACCGCCACGGAAGTGGCGGCCTATGACACCGCCACCGTCACCACCGGTTCGTGGAGCGGCGGCAGCGCCCTGATCCCCGGCGTGGTCATGGATACCACCAGGAAATACGCCGTCGCGGCGACCGGCGACGGTTTCGAGATCATCGACTATGCAACCTCCACCGCCCCCGCGAAGGTGCGCGAGATAAAGTCCGTCGCCATCGCCGGCGGGGCGAACAAGGGCGGCGTGGAGATCAACGAGAACTTCGGCTACGAGCCGGCCATCACGCTGGGCGGAACCAGCCGCTCCCTGATCCTCACCGGCGGGAAATATTCTTCCACCAACGGCAACGCGCTGGAACTGGTGGATGTGGCCACCGGCAACATGTACATCCCCGATACCGCCACCAAGGCGCTCTTTACCGTTTCCAGCTACATCGACCACATCGCCGTCGATACCGTCTACCATGTGGCGGTGCTGGCCGACGAAGGAACCGGGACGACGTTCGTCGACCTTTCGAAGCTGACGCTCGGCACAACGCTGGACGCCAACGGCTACTACAGCTACACGCTTCCCTCCACCGCGGTCAGCCGGATCACCACTTTCAGCAAATACACCAACCTCGCCATCGAAAGCACGAAGCACCTCGTCTTCATGGGGAAGGGTTACGGCGGCACCACGTTCGTCGTCGGCAAGCTTGCCGACCCGGCAACCACGCTCGGCTTTTCTTCCGTCACCACCACACCGGTCAGCATGCCGTCGGCCGCGGATAATACCTCGGCGACCGTTTCCTGGTACGGCAGTTACGATCCGCACGGCGCGGGGGCCTATCTGACCCCTTCGGGTCACCCGACCTATACCACGCAGACCGCGCTGGCCCTCTGGGCAAGCGGCAGCGGCACCCACATCGCCATCATCGACATGCAGGGGGTGTTGGACGGCCAGTCGGTGGCCGGTTACAACCCCACCACCACCACGCCGGGAGATATCGTCTACTTCAAAATGCCGTAAGGCGCAACGCCATCACGTGGGGGCGGGCAACCGCCCCCTTTTTTTTGCGCGATTTTGGTAGGACACGCATTCCTGCGTGTCATCGGCCCGCGGCCGACAGGTTGCCGCTACGCGGCAATGTACACAATGAATTGTGTACCTACCAAGCATATTTTTCAGCGGGTTGCGGATGCGCAAAAAATTTCTCCATGCTTTCCGTTGCCCGTGCGCGGCAAAGCTGATAAAATTTGCCCTCAGATAAATTAAAAACCTTTTTAAACGGGTTCCGAGAGGCCCACAAAAGGAGACCACGATGCACACCGCCCCACGACGGGCCGCCGGAGCGCGGCCATGACCCCCGCCGCCAAGACCGTTCTTTCCGCGCCGGAGATGGGCCGCACACTGGCCCGGATGGCCCACGAGATCACCGAAAAAAATCCCGACTGTTCCCAGATCATCCTCGCGGGCATCATCACCCGCGGCGCGCCGCTGGCCCGCCGCCTGGCCGACAAGATAAAAACCATCACCGGCGTCGACGTGCCGTGCGGCGGCCTGGACATCACCTTCTACCGCGACGACATCCAGAGCAAGGGGCCGGACCTCAACGCCGGCCGCACCGACATCAGCCACGACATCAACGGCAAGACGCTCATCCTGGTGGACGACGTTCTCTTCACCGGCCGCTCCATCCGCGCCGCCATCGACGCGGTGATGGATATCGGCCGCCCGGGGCGCATCCAACTGGCCGTTTTGCTGGACCGCGGCCACCGCGAGCTGCCGATACGCCCCGACTACATCGGCAAAAACATCCCCACCGCCCGCGGCGAGCGGGTGCGGGTGAAACTTTCCGAAACCGACGGCGAAGACCTCGCCGTGGTGGAGGGCGCCTGATGGAGACGGTGGAGAAAAAATTCAGGGGGCGGCACCTGCTCCAGATAGCCG
Encoded proteins:
- the pyrR gene encoding bifunctional pyr operon transcriptional regulator/uracil phosphoribosyltransferase PyrR, whose protein sequence is MTPAAKTVLSAPEMGRTLARMAHEITEKNPDCSQIILAGIITRGAPLARRLADKIKTITGVDVPCGGLDITFYRDDIQSKGPDLNAGRTDISHDINGKTLILVDDVLFTGRSIRAAIDAVMDIGRPGRIQLAVLLDRGHRELPIRPDYIGKNIPTARGERVRVKLSETDGEDLAVVEGA